CCTTGTCGAACACGCGGGCTTCAACGCCATCTACATGACCGGCTTCGGTGCCACCGCCAGCACGCTGGGCGTGCCCGACATCGGCCTGATGACGCAGACCGAAATGCTCACCCAAGCCCGCAACATGGTGCGCGTGACCAACGTGCCCATCATTGCCGACGCCGATGCGGGCTACGGCGGCATCAGCAACATCGAGCGCACAGTGGTGGAGTACGCCAACTCGGGCGTCGCTGCGATTCATCTGGAAGACCAGGTGGCCCCCAAGCGCTGCGGGCAGATGGCTGGCATTCGCCTGCTGAGCCGTGGCGAGAGCGTCAAGCGATTGAAGGCCGCCGTGCAAGTGCGCGGAAATCATCCGCTGCAGATCATCGGCCGCACCGACGCGCTCGGCGTGGACGGCATCGACGCCGCCATCGATCGCGCCAAGGCTTATCAGGATGCGGGCGTGGATCTCGCGTTTGTCGATGGTGTGAAGACCATCGCCCAAGTCGAGCAGATCGCCACGCGCCTTGAAGGCCTCAAGGTGATCTCCATCGTCGAAGGCAACGAGACCACGGCACTCAACGTGGACCAACTGCGCGGCATGGGCTTTTCCGTCGTGCTGTATGCGGTGACCACCTTGTTTGCTGCGGCGAAGACTTCGCTCGACGTGCTGCAGAACCTCAAGCAATCCGGCACCACCCAGGCCGATACGCAGAAGATGATGAACTACATGGATTTCGTGAAGATCGTCGGCATCGACAAGTACCAGAAGCTGGACGAGGAGTTTGGCGGCGAGTGATGTCAGGCACGCATTGATTCCTGTCGTGAAAACAGACCGGCCTGAGGCAAGCAGCGAAAAGCCATTGCATAAAATCCACTGACATGGAAGCTGCGGCAAACAAGAGGGTCCAGACCCGCAGCTTCGCTTCAGTCCGGTCCAACAATCCAAGGGAGGGAATCGTGCCTTTATTGAACCTGTCCTGCGTGAACTGTTCAGCGCCATTGCAGATCACGGATGACGTGGATAGATTCGCCTGCTCGTATTGCGGATCGTCCCAGATGGTGGAGCGCAAAGGTGGCACGGTCACACTTCGCCGCATGGAAAGTGCCATTCATGCCGTGCAGCGCGGCACGGATCGAACCGCTGCCGAACTGGCCATTCCTCGCCTCACGAACGAGCTGAATCAATTGACCGCACGGCGCACTGAAGCGATTGCCTCGGAAAAGGAAACACTTCAGCGCGCACGCAGTGGTCGAAAATCGCTCACCATACTGACGCTCGTTGTCGTGTTCTTCGGGGGACTGATGCTGATAGGCTCGGCAACAGTTCGCCCCGCGATTCAAGTGTTCTTGAACATCCTCTGGTACATCGCCGTCATTGCCATTCCAGTGTTCGTGTTCAAGACCGTCAAGATGCCCCGCAGCTCTTCAAAAAGCGTCGTTTCGGACATCGATATGCAGATTGCCAGAGTGGAAGAACATCTCAAGGCCAATCGCAGGATTCTTGACGAACTTCCCGGTTGAATCCGGCATCAAAAAAGCGCCTTGATCGTTACCGATCAAGGCGCTTCGCGCAATCAACCCCGTGAGTCAGGATGTCAGCGTGGCAGTTCGCTGATACCCATCAGGAACTCGTCCACCGAGCGTGCAGCCTGACGGCCTTCGCGGATCGCCCACACGACGAGCGACTGGCCACGGCGCATGTCGCCGGCGGCGAACACCTTGTCCACGCTGGTGGCGTAGCCGCCCATGAAATCGGTGCTGGCGCGTGCGTTGCCGCGAGCATCCTTGTCCACGCCGAAGGCTTCGAGCACGGCGGCGACCGGGCTCACAAAGCCCATGGCCAGCAGCACCAGATCGGCCTTCAGGACTTGTTCGGTGCCGGGCACTTCGGTGAGCTTGCCGTCCTTCATTTCGATGCGGACCGTCTTGAGCGCGGTGACCTTGCCCTTCTCGCCGATGAATTCCTTGGTGGCGATGGCGAACTCGCGCTCGCAACCTTCTTCGTGGCTCGACGAAGTGCGCAGCTTGGTGGGCCAGTACGGCCAGACCAGCGGCTTGTTTTCCTGCTCGGGCGGCATCGGCATCAGCTCGAACTGCGTGACGCTGGCAGCGCCGTGGCGGTTCGATGTACCCACGCAGTCGGAGCCCGTGTCGCCGCCACCGATCACGATGACATGCTTGCCATCGGCGCGGATCTGGCCCTTGAGCTTGTCGCCAGCGTTGATCTTGTTTTGCTGCGGCAGGAATTCCATCGCGAAATGGATGCCGTCGAGGTCGCGGCCCGGCACGGGCAGGTCACGCGACTGCTCTGCGCCGCCGGTCAGCAGCACGGCGTCGAATTCCTTTTGCAATTGCTCGGGCGTGACGGTTTCCTTGGCCCAGTTGGTGACCTTGGAGTCCTTGCCCAGACCATCCTTGGCCGCGCCAACAAACACACTGGTGCGGATCTTCACGCCTTCGGCAACGAGCTGTTCGGCGCGCTTGTCGATGTGCGACTTTTCCATCTTGAAGTCTGGAATGCCGTAGCGCAGCAGGCCGCCGATGCGGTCGTTCTTCTCGAACAGCGTCACGTCATGACCGACGCGGGCGAGCTGCTGAGCCGCAGCCATGCCGGCAGGGCCTGCGCCGATGACGGCGACCTTCTTGCCGGTCTTGACCTTGGCGGGCATGGGCTTGACCCAGCCTTCTTCCCAGGCGCGGTCGATGATGGCGTGCTCGATCGACTTGATGCCGATGGGGTCGTCGTTGATGTTCAGCGTGCAGGCTGCTTCGCACGGTGCGGGGCAGATGCGGCCGGTGAATTCCGGGAAGTTGTTGGTGCTGTGCAGCACCGTGATCGCGCTCTTCCAGTCCTGGTGATAGACGAGATCGTTGAAGTCCGGAATGATGTTGTTGACCGGGCAGCCGTTGTTGCAGAACGGCGTGCCGCAATCCATGCAGCGCGCGCCCTGGATCTTGGCCTGCTCGTCATTGAGCGCAATGACGAATTCCTTGTAGTTCTTCAGGCGCTTGTCGACGGGCTCGTAGCCCTCGTCGATGCGCTCGTATTCCATGAAGCCTGTGGTCTTTCCCATGATCGTGGTGTCCTAAAAATTTATGAATTCGAGTGCTTGGTATTGCGAAGAAGCGAAGAAGCGAAGGACAAGCGCGCTGTACGCGCCTGTCATTGATCTTTTTTTTACTTCGCTGGAGCCACTTCCTTCTTGGCCTTGGAGGCAACCGAGGGAGTTGCTTGCTCTTCCAGCACCTTGCGTTCATAAATTTCCGACAGCGCGCGCTTGTACTCGGTCGGGAAGACCTTCACAAACTTGCTGCGCGATGCGGCCCAGTTGTCCAGCAGTTCGCGGGCACGGCGGCTGCCGGTCCAGCGAGCGTGGTCGTCGAGCAGCTTCTTGAGCTGTGCTTCGTCGGTCTGGTCACGGTGCCAGATGCCACGTGCGACAGTCATTGTCTGCTCTTCGGCAGGCAGGATGCGTTCGAGCGACACCATGGACATGTTGCAGCGCGAGTCGAACTGGCCGTCTTCGTCGTAGACGTAAGCGACACCGCCGCTCATGCCCGCTGCGAAGTTGCGGCCGGTCTTGCCCAGCACCACAACGGTACCGCCAGTCATGTATTCGCAGCCGTGATCACCCACGCCTTCGACCACAGCGGTGGCACCCGACAGACGCACTGCGAAGCGCTCGCCAGCCACGCCAGCGAAGAAGGCTTCACCGCGTGTGGCACCGAACATCACGGTGTTGCCGACGATGGTGTTGGCCGTCGATGCGCCACGGAATTCATGGCTTGGACGCACGACGATGCGGCCGCCCGACAGGCCCTTGCCGGTGTAGTCGTTGGCTTCGCCGGACACGTTCAGCGTGACGCCCTTGCACAGGAACGCGCCGAACGATTGACCGCCCGTGCCTTCGAAGTGGATGCGGATGGTGTCATCCGGCAGACCTTCGGGGTGCACCTTGGTCACAGCGCCCGACAGCATTGCACCGACGGAGCGGTTCACGTTGCGCGCCACTTCCATGATGCGCACGGATTCGCCGTTCTGGATGGCGGGCTGGCAGCGCTCGATGAGCTTCACGTCCAGCGCTT
This genomic stretch from Diaphorobacter sp. HDW4B harbors:
- a CDS encoding oxaloacetate decarboxylase, translating into MAVNMTNQAQRMQDMLARGEMLQAPGAPDVLTARLVEHAGFNAIYMTGFGATASTLGVPDIGLMTQTEMLTQARNMVRVTNVPIIADADAGYGGISNIERTVVEYANSGVAAIHLEDQVAPKRCGQMAGIRLLSRGESVKRLKAAVQVRGNHPLQIIGRTDALGVDGIDAAIDRAKAYQDAGVDLAFVDGVKTIAQVEQIATRLEGLKVISIVEGNETTALNVDQLRGMGFSVVLYAVTTLFAAAKTSLDVLQNLKQSGTTQADTQKMMNYMDFVKIVGIDKYQKLDEEFGGE
- a CDS encoding glutamate synthase subunit beta, with amino-acid sequence MGKTTGFMEYERIDEGYEPVDKRLKNYKEFVIALNDEQAKIQGARCMDCGTPFCNNGCPVNNIIPDFNDLVYHQDWKSAITVLHSTNNFPEFTGRICPAPCEAACTLNINDDPIGIKSIEHAIIDRAWEEGWVKPMPAKVKTGKKVAVIGAGPAGMAAAQQLARVGHDVTLFEKNDRIGGLLRYGIPDFKMEKSHIDKRAEQLVAEGVKIRTSVFVGAAKDGLGKDSKVTNWAKETVTPEQLQKEFDAVLLTGGAEQSRDLPVPGRDLDGIHFAMEFLPQQNKINAGDKLKGQIRADGKHVIVIGGGDTGSDCVGTSNRHGAASVTQFELMPMPPEQENKPLVWPYWPTKLRTSSSHEEGCEREFAIATKEFIGEKGKVTALKTVRIEMKDGKLTEVPGTEQVLKADLVLLAMGFVSPVAAVLEAFGVDKDARGNARASTDFMGGYATSVDKVFAAGDMRRGQSLVVWAIREGRQAARSVDEFLMGISELPR